A part of Marinobacter psychrophilus genomic DNA contains:
- a CDS encoding DNA topoisomerase III, whose product MHLYIAEKPSLGRAIAAALPQPQQKGQGWIRCGNGSSAVTVSWCIGHLLEPAEPASYNPAWKNWRADQLPMFPEKWQLTPKTGVAAQLNVLKSLIRKASEITHAGDPDREGQLLVDEVIRYVGTDAPVRRLLINDLTPAAVAKALKQTRDNSDFLRLSDSALARQRADWLYGLNLTRFYTLLYQTKGQQGVYSVGRVQTPVLGLVVKRDQHIEQFQPQDFFPLEAYFHGMEEDSDTRTFSARWVPGKDYQHLLDSENRLLDRNAAEQVAAAVEGRPGKICESRFRDRSEPPPLPLSLSALQIEAGRLFRMAAKEVLDTAQSLYERHQLITYPRSDSRYLPLEHYNQRQQVISAVGKVDTDLADACNTADLQRKTAAWNDKKVDAHHAIIPTSRSNAGATLSRKEAQIYNLISRYYLMQFAADAIHREGKLGVTLGDHLFRTSETTVLQPGWKALELKLRDAKTKSEKPALPRLGTGDPVLCDGTQVLQQQTQPAKHFTDATLLAAMTNIARFVDDPELRKTLRETDGLGTEATRAAILETLFKRDYLFRDGRHIRASDKGKTLINALPDSVSKPDRTAVWEATLEAIHRGDAQPQQFLDSLKQEIQGFVGCPLPLAPDAAEVTTNPDAPHCPKCRAGMVERKGKFGAFYACGRYPGCKGTRPLEDHSPEDGSSQKPVPCPFCFSPLVRRKSKKGWFWGCSSFPACRQTVNDVNGKPDLPTKPAI is encoded by the coding sequence ATGCATCTTTATATAGCCGAAAAACCCAGCCTTGGCCGCGCCATCGCCGCTGCCCTGCCCCAACCCCAACAAAAAGGTCAGGGCTGGATTCGCTGCGGTAATGGCAGCAGTGCGGTTACGGTCAGCTGGTGTATCGGCCATTTACTGGAGCCCGCCGAACCCGCCAGCTATAACCCGGCCTGGAAGAACTGGCGCGCCGACCAGCTGCCGATGTTCCCGGAAAAATGGCAGCTCACTCCGAAAACCGGCGTTGCCGCCCAGCTTAACGTACTGAAATCGCTGATTCGCAAAGCCAGCGAAATCACCCACGCCGGTGACCCGGACCGGGAAGGCCAGCTGCTGGTAGACGAAGTGATTCGCTACGTGGGCACGGATGCGCCCGTAAGGCGCCTGCTGATTAACGATTTAACCCCTGCCGCGGTAGCCAAAGCACTCAAGCAGACCCGCGATAACAGTGACTTCCTCCGGCTGTCAGATTCGGCCCTGGCACGCCAGCGCGCAGACTGGCTCTACGGCTTGAACCTTACCCGTTTTTATACTCTGCTCTATCAAACAAAAGGCCAGCAGGGCGTTTACTCCGTTGGCCGGGTGCAAACCCCAGTGTTAGGCCTGGTGGTTAAACGCGACCAGCACATTGAACAGTTTCAGCCCCAAGACTTTTTCCCGCTGGAAGCCTATTTTCACGGCATGGAAGAAGACTCTGACACCCGCACTTTTAGCGCGCGCTGGGTGCCAGGTAAAGATTACCAGCACCTGCTGGACAGCGAAAACCGCTTGCTGGATCGCAACGCAGCGGAACAGGTCGCCGCCGCGGTTGAGGGGAGACCAGGCAAAATCTGCGAATCCCGCTTTCGCGACCGCTCAGAGCCGCCACCACTGCCCCTGTCACTTTCGGCGTTGCAAATCGAAGCCGGTCGATTGTTCCGCATGGCCGCTAAAGAAGTGCTGGATACCGCGCAGAGTCTGTACGAACGCCACCAACTCATTACCTACCCACGATCTGACAGCCGTTACCTACCGCTGGAACATTACAATCAACGTCAGCAGGTTATAAGCGCTGTCGGCAAGGTCGATACCGACCTTGCCGACGCCTGCAACACAGCCGATTTACAACGAAAAACCGCAGCTTGGAATGACAAAAAAGTGGACGCCCACCACGCCATTATTCCCACTAGCCGGAGTAACGCGGGTGCCACGCTATCTAGAAAAGAAGCCCAGATCTACAATTTGATCAGTCGCTATTACTTAATGCAATTTGCAGCAGATGCCATCCATCGCGAGGGCAAATTGGGAGTAACGTTAGGCGACCACCTGTTCCGCACCTCAGAAACCACTGTTTTACAGCCCGGCTGGAAAGCGCTTGAACTGAAATTGCGCGACGCCAAAACCAAATCTGAAAAACCCGCACTGCCTCGGCTGGGCACCGGCGATCCGGTACTGTGTGACGGCACTCAGGTGTTGCAGCAACAAACCCAGCCCGCCAAACACTTTACTGACGCGACGCTGCTGGCAGCAATGACTAACATCGCGCGCTTTGTTGACGACCCGGAACTGCGAAAAACGCTGCGCGAAACGGATGGACTGGGCACCGAAGCTACCCGCGCCGCTATTCTGGAAACCCTGTTCAAGCGCGACTACCTATTTCGTGATGGCCGCCACATCCGCGCCAGCGATAAGGGTAAAACCTTAATAAACGCGCTGCCAGACTCTGTCAGCAAACCCGACCGCACCGCCGTTTGGGAAGCCACATTAGAAGCTATTCATCGCGGCGACGCGCAGCCGCAACAGTTTCTAGATTCCCTGAAACAAGAAATTCAGGGATTTGTTGGTTGCCCGTTACCGCTAGCTCCTGACGCGGCCGAGGTAACGACCAACCCCGATGCCCCACACTGCCCCAAGTGCCGCGCAGGCATGGTTGAGCGCAAGGGCAAATTCGGCGCCTTTTACGCCTGCGGCCGCTACCCGGGTTGCAAAGGCACCCGCCCGTTGGAGGACCACAGTCCAGAAGATGGTAGCAGCCAAAAACCGGTTCCCTGCCCATTCTGTTTTTCGCCCTTGGTCAGGCGTAAAAGTAAAAAAGGTTGGTTTTGGGGCTGCAGCTCCTTCCCTGCCTGCCGTCAAACAGTAAATGATGTAAACGGAAAACCTGACCTGCCAACAAAACCGGCTATATAA
- a CDS encoding BolA family protein: MDVQKTIEAKLSQAFDSQVMMIENESHKHNVPPNSESHFKVTLVSPAFLGQSKVKRHQAIYQVLAAELAAGVHALAMHPFTPEEWAAQNQSTPDSPNCLGGSKNDPGASFNKRADS, encoded by the coding sequence ATGGACGTGCAGAAAACAATCGAGGCCAAGTTGAGCCAGGCTTTTGATTCCCAGGTGATGATGATCGAGAACGAAAGCCACAAGCACAACGTGCCGCCTAATTCGGAAAGCCATTTCAAGGTGACCTTGGTATCGCCGGCATTTTTGGGGCAATCAAAGGTGAAGCGCCACCAGGCGATCTATCAAGTGCTGGCTGCAGAGTTGGCTGCTGGTGTGCACGCGCTGGCTATGCACCCTTTCACGCCTGAGGAATGGGCTGCACAAAATCAGTCCACACCCGATTCCCCAAACTGCTTGGGCGGCTCAAAAAATGACCCTGGGGCAAGCTTCAACAAGAGGGCTGATTCATGA
- a CDS encoding L-threonylcarbamoyladenylate synthase, with protein sequence MSQFFQIHPDNPQKRLINQAVDILRKGGVIAYPTDSGYALGCHLGDKSASDRIKRIRKLDDKHNFTLVCRDLSDIGTYAKVDNTTYRMLKTYTPGAYTFILDATSEVPRRLLHPKRRTIGVRVPDNAVVHALLGEFGEPIMSSTLILPGETEPMTDPEDIRDALEHELDLIIDGGFCGMEATTVVNFTSGSPEVTRVGKGDPSPFQ encoded by the coding sequence ATGAGTCAGTTTTTTCAGATTCATCCGGATAATCCGCAAAAGCGCCTTATTAATCAGGCGGTGGATATTCTTCGCAAAGGCGGCGTTATTGCGTACCCGACCGACTCGGGCTATGCGTTAGGCTGCCATTTGGGTGACAAATCTGCTTCTGATCGTATAAAACGCATTCGCAAGCTGGACGACAAGCACAACTTCACCTTGGTTTGCAGGGATTTGTCAGACATTGGTACTTACGCCAAGGTCGACAACACCACCTACCGTATGCTGAAAACCTACACGCCCGGTGCTTACACCTTTATTCTGGATGCCACCAGCGAGGTGCCACGGCGTTTGTTGCATCCCAAACGCCGTACCATTGGCGTCCGTGTTCCTGACAACGCGGTTGTGCACGCACTTTTGGGCGAGTTTGGTGAACCCATCATGAGCAGCACGCTGATACTGCCCGGCGAAACCGAGCCAATGACCGATCCAGAAGACATTCGTGACGCGCTCGAACACGAGTTGGATTTGATTATTGACGGTGGTTTCTGCGGTATGGAAGCCACCACGGTGGTTAATTTCACCAGTGGCAGCCCGGAAGTGACACGGGTAGGCAAGGGCGACCCGTCGCCGTTTCAGTAA
- a CDS encoding methyl-accepting chemotaxis protein, giving the protein MKKHFSIRFMLLLALATAFSLVLVFTVFFSAQSQREHVEEFSHKYVDGLAKSYFDALNTMMVTGTMNNREILREKVMAPEDVLNVRVVRSDHLNEVFGSGNVAEQMRGPLDEKALAGERIERYSSNESGRVYTLIEPVIARADYQGVNCLGCHQARDGDVLGAIRIEYSMAETDARLQAQLLTSAGSQAVLLLGVFAITAWVLGHLVFSRLRRLRDRMDEISRNSDLTLELDVVRNDEIGLVSNAFNRMISKMRDSMNQVMVSAEHVEQAARDIASKAGASEREVLSQRDNTDQVASATTEMAASALQVRESAITTTRKSVATAEAAGLGEELAQSAVGGIEALNVEVQNGAQRIEALNQRTAKMTTMLETISNIADQTNLLALNAAIEAARAGEAGRGFSVVADEVRALASRTQVSTAEIRDTINALKEEVAGCFSTMRGASDRASQQVDSILKVQAELKIIAEATREITSLNQGMESAANEQSNVSDLINQNVIEISRSAEQTTLEAQQTAQIAAELLVMAENLRQTIDQFKLVP; this is encoded by the coding sequence ATGAAAAAACACTTTTCCATTCGTTTTATGCTTCTTTTAGCACTTGCGACGGCATTTTCACTGGTGCTCGTGTTCACCGTATTTTTTAGCGCACAGTCTCAGCGTGAACACGTGGAAGAATTCAGCCACAAATATGTAGACGGCTTGGCGAAATCTTACTTTGATGCGCTCAACACGATGATGGTGACGGGCACCATGAACAATCGTGAAATTCTGCGTGAGAAGGTGATGGCGCCGGAAGACGTGCTGAACGTGCGAGTAGTGCGCAGCGATCACCTGAATGAGGTTTTCGGCAGCGGTAACGTTGCAGAACAAATGCGCGGCCCACTTGACGAGAAAGCGTTGGCAGGTGAGCGTATAGAGCGCTACTCAAGCAATGAAAGCGGCCGGGTTTACACCTTGATTGAACCGGTGATTGCGAGAGCAGATTACCAGGGTGTGAATTGCTTGGGGTGCCATCAGGCTCGGGATGGGGATGTGTTGGGTGCCATCCGTATCGAATATTCCATGGCTGAAACCGATGCACGGTTGCAGGCGCAGTTGCTGACCAGTGCTGGCAGTCAGGCGGTTCTGTTATTGGGGGTATTTGCAATTACCGCATGGGTGTTGGGGCACTTGGTGTTTTCGCGCTTGCGCCGTTTGCGTGACCGCATGGATGAAATATCCCGTAACTCGGATTTGACCCTTGAGCTGGATGTGGTGCGCAATGATGAGATTGGCTTGGTGTCCAATGCGTTCAACCGCATGATTAGTAAAATGCGAGACAGCATGAACCAGGTTATGGTGAGTGCCGAGCATGTTGAGCAAGCCGCGCGTGATATTGCTAGCAAGGCCGGCGCCAGCGAACGGGAGGTGTTAAGCCAGCGCGACAACACCGATCAAGTGGCCAGTGCGACTACGGAAATGGCAGCATCAGCGCTGCAGGTGCGGGAAAGCGCCATTACCACCACGCGAAAATCGGTGGCTACGGCCGAAGCAGCCGGGCTTGGTGAGGAGCTTGCGCAAAGTGCGGTTGGCGGCATTGAAGCACTAAATGTCGAGGTGCAAAACGGTGCCCAGCGTATTGAAGCTTTGAACCAGCGCACCGCGAAAATGACGACGATGCTGGAGACCATTTCCAATATTGCTGATCAAACCAATCTGTTGGCATTGAACGCGGCTATTGAGGCCGCGCGAGCTGGCGAAGCCGGCCGCGGATTCTCTGTGGTTGCCGATGAAGTGCGGGCTCTTGCGTCGCGGACCCAGGTGTCTACGGCTGAGATTCGCGACACGATAAACGCCCTGAAAGAAGAAGTTGCGGGTTGTTTTTCGACCATGCGCGGTGCGTCAGACCGTGCCAGCCAGCAGGTAGATTCCATTTTGAAAGTACAGGCCGAGCTGAAAATCATCGCCGAAGCTACCCGCGAAATTACCAGCCTGAACCAAGGAATGGAAAGCGCCGCTAACGAACAAAGCAATGTGTCTGACCTCATCAATCAGAACGTGATTGAAATCAGTCGGTCCGCCGAGCAAACGACATTGGAAGCCCAGCAGACCGCGCAAATAGCGGCTGAATTGCTGGTAATGGCCGAAAACCTGCGCCAGACAATTGATCAGTTCAAGCTTGTACCATAG
- a CDS encoding YeiH family protein: MNTAEQQTAAADTKITKGTAAESPKKQIVPGLALVATLAGAAFFLAQQSWFQRMSMGPLTLAIVLGIVAGNTVLRNQPIILANGIFLAKGLLLRLGIILYGFGITFQQISAVGVNGVLLDATMIASTFAMAQLIGRRWMKMEKETTILIGAGASICGAAAVLATEPVVKGRSDQVSVAVATVVIFGTISMFLYPLMYPLLNMTEHQYGIYVGSTIHEVAQVVAAGQAISTEAANSAIIEKMVRVMMLAPFLLILANIRLPSRSANAGVGKKERQKLVIPWFAVLFLAAAAVNSVIAMPSMATNAIRHVDLFLLSMAMTALGLSTQVSAIRRAGLRPLILAGCLFAFLTVGGYVLNRLLIS, from the coding sequence GTGAATACTGCAGAGCAACAAACAGCGGCAGCAGACACAAAAATCACAAAAGGCACAGCAGCAGAATCCCCAAAAAAGCAGATTGTGCCGGGTCTTGCGCTAGTAGCTACGTTGGCTGGCGCAGCGTTTTTTCTAGCCCAACAATCTTGGTTTCAGCGGATGAGCATGGGCCCGCTTACGCTGGCAATCGTTCTCGGTATTGTGGCGGGCAATACGGTTCTGCGCAATCAACCCATTATTCTGGCCAATGGCATATTTTTGGCAAAGGGCTTGTTGCTAAGGCTAGGCATTATTCTTTATGGTTTTGGCATCACTTTTCAGCAAATCAGCGCGGTTGGCGTTAACGGCGTGTTATTGGACGCTACAATGATTGCCTCTACCTTTGCGATGGCGCAGCTGATTGGCCGGCGCTGGATGAAGATGGAAAAAGAAACGACCATTTTAATCGGCGCAGGCGCCTCTATTTGCGGTGCGGCGGCGGTTTTGGCGACCGAGCCCGTGGTTAAAGGCAGAAGCGATCAGGTATCTGTCGCAGTCGCAACGGTGGTAATTTTTGGCACCATCAGCATGTTTCTTTACCCATTGATGTATCCGCTATTGAATATGACAGAGCACCAGTATGGTATTTACGTGGGTTCTACCATTCATGAGGTTGCGCAGGTCGTCGCTGCGGGCCAGGCAATTAGCACTGAAGCGGCCAACAGCGCCATTATTGAAAAAATGGTGCGGGTAATGATGCTGGCGCCGTTCCTGCTTATTCTGGCCAACATACGCCTGCCAAGTCGCAGTGCAAACGCCGGCGTTGGCAAAAAGGAACGGCAGAAGTTGGTCATTCCTTGGTTTGCGGTTCTGTTCCTGGCGGCGGCGGCGGTTAACTCTGTGATTGCCATGCCCTCTATGGCCACCAACGCCATTCGCCATGTCGACCTGTTCCTGCTATCCATGGCGATGACAGCACTGGGCTTGAGCACACAGGTATCTGCAATACGACGTGCGGGACTGCGCCCACTGATACTGGCCGGCTGTCTGTTTGCCTTCCTGACAGTTGGCGGCTATGTCCTAAACCGTTTGCTGATCAGCTAA
- a CDS encoding LysR substrate-binding domain-containing protein gives MRIFYTVVQEGSFSGAATVLHISQPAVSQGVRELESQLGLTLVDRMQSRKSQHSQKVQLTAGGSAVFDHARGIFALEKAAVDDIEARVGAHIGNLTLGASTTVAGYWLPAAIAEFARRYPNINMKVRVANTRVISEWLLDCQLDLAIVEGDVEDPRIESRHWRDEGLLLVAGTEWAQGEGALERLNSGCWVQREEGSGTRSVCDRLLASLGIIPKTTLQIASNEGIARCVTNGMGFALLPRVVVNELLELERLQEVALPGAEQLSRSLCELRFRDRPLSPSAQAFSDILHNKAWAISGGADY, from the coding sequence ATGAGGATTTTTTATACGGTGGTGCAGGAAGGCAGTTTTTCCGGCGCGGCTACTGTTTTGCATATTAGCCAGCCTGCGGTATCTCAGGGCGTGCGTGAGCTGGAAAGCCAGCTGGGGCTGACGCTGGTCGATCGTATGCAGTCGCGCAAAAGCCAGCATAGTCAAAAAGTTCAGCTGACCGCCGGTGGTAGCGCGGTATTTGATCATGCTCGCGGTATTTTTGCGTTGGAAAAAGCCGCCGTGGATGACATAGAAGCCCGGGTAGGTGCGCATATTGGCAACTTGACACTGGGCGCTAGCACCACCGTGGCCGGTTATTGGCTGCCGGCGGCGATTGCCGAATTTGCGCGCCGGTATCCGAACATTAATATGAAGGTGCGCGTGGCAAACACTCGGGTAATCAGCGAATGGCTGTTGGATTGTCAGTTGGACCTGGCGATCGTTGAAGGGGATGTGGAAGACCCGCGAATTGAAAGTCGCCATTGGCGTGATGAAGGCTTATTGCTGGTGGCCGGCACGGAGTGGGCTCAAGGCGAAGGTGCTTTGGAGCGACTGAACAGTGGCTGCTGGGTTCAACGGGAAGAGGGGTCTGGAACGCGCTCTGTTTGCGACCGCTTACTAGCAAGCCTGGGAATTATACCGAAAACTACCTTGCAGATAGCGTCAAACGAGGGCATTGCTCGCTGCGTTACCAACGGCATGGGTTTTGCGCTTTTGCCCAGGGTGGTCGTCAACGAATTGCTGGAGTTGGAACGGTTACAGGAAGTGGCGCTACCCGGCGCTGAACAGTTGAGCCGGTCACTGTGTGAATTACGATTCCGTGACCGTCCTTTGTCGCCATCGGCCCAAGCGTTTTCTGATATTTTGCACAACAAAGCCTGGGCGATAAGTGGGGGCGCCGATTACTAA
- the rnk gene encoding nucleoside diphosphate kinase regulator, whose amino-acid sequence MSELPAILVAEEDFNRLSSMIEKQGHSETAAALDEELSRSTLVPLADIPDTVVTMNTAVRFQDEDSKKEHQLTLVYPHEMGDGDGKISILAPAGSALLGLSVGESIKWPVRGRKDLHLKIISVQREK is encoded by the coding sequence ATGTCTGAATTGCCAGCGATTCTGGTTGCTGAAGAAGATTTTAACCGCCTGTCTAGCATGATTGAAAAACAGGGCCACTCAGAAACTGCTGCGGCGCTGGATGAAGAGCTCAGCCGTTCAACTCTAGTGCCGCTGGCAGATATACCCGACACAGTGGTTACCATGAATACAGCTGTGCGTTTTCAAGACGAAGACAGTAAAAAAGAGCACCAATTAACCCTAGTCTACCCCCACGAAATGGGCGACGGCGACGGTAAAATATCCATTCTGGCCCCAGCTGGCTCGGCGCTGCTAGGTCTGAGCGTGGGCGAATCCATCAAATGGCCAGTGCGCGGTCGCAAAGACCTGCACCTGAAGATCATTTCGGTCCAGCGCGAGAAATAG
- a CDS encoding DUF938 domain-containing protein — MHPKKPFSQACDNNKGPILDTLRQVFTAPTTVLEIGTGTGQHAVHFATHLPHLYWQTSDHPNHYQLCQPWLIDAGLPNIGNPIALNVSQEPWPLMEFSGVFSANTAHIMAWHEVEAMFAGVGRGLADSAVPENEERGQFCLYGPFKYNGDFTSASNQSFDQHLRSHAAHMGIRNIESLIELAQSHGMVLAQDRTMPANNQLLVWRTTTEPEAL; from the coding sequence ATGCATCCGAAGAAGCCGTTTTCTCAAGCTTGCGACAACAACAAGGGACCGATACTCGACACACTGCGACAGGTTTTCACAGCGCCAACCACCGTCTTGGAAATTGGCACCGGGACGGGGCAACACGCAGTGCACTTCGCCACTCACCTGCCCCATCTTTATTGGCAGACCAGTGACCATCCCAATCATTACCAACTGTGCCAGCCCTGGCTGATCGATGCCGGGCTGCCCAATATTGGCAACCCCATTGCGTTGAATGTGAGCCAGGAGCCTTGGCCGTTGATGGAGTTCAGCGGTGTATTTTCAGCTAACACCGCCCACATCATGGCCTGGCACGAAGTAGAGGCGATGTTTGCGGGCGTGGGCAGAGGCCTGGCGGATTCAGCCGTACCGGAGAACGAAGAGCGCGGGCAATTCTGTCTTTACGGGCCGTTCAAATACAACGGCGACTTTACCAGCGCCAGCAATCAGAGTTTTGACCAGCACCTTCGAAGTCACGCGGCGCACATGGGCATTCGCAATATTGAGAGCCTGATCGAACTGGCACAAAGCCACGGTATGGTTCTGGCGCAAGACCGCACCATGCCCGCCAACAATCAGCTGCTGGTGTGGCGCACAACCACCGAACCAGAAGCGCTTTAA
- a CDS encoding ADP-ribosylglycohydrolase family protein has product MTSFQLSLMQERARAALQNLFIADALAMPVHWYYRVGDIFAAFPNGVSAFDAPPEWHPSSIMSLHSTAQGGRKAVAKAAPDVVGDVILKGRRQHWDRANVHYHVGMAAGDNTLNAHCARLLMRTLAEAEQSRGDAEGVGSGAENAGKTQSSAYSVDDFAARYVDFMTADAPQHPDTYAESYHRGFFHNYAQGLPPRKCGAVTHDTASVGGLVTIAPLALQSLLNGLSLEQVQAQCREHLFLTHPSDELALICDAYVSLVAQLLLRPDGDQPTNEQLLQSVPARTRKALLDVIEKQAPDSDVVGRMLSPACYISDSWPALLYFLCRYRDQPQQALLANTNVGGDNVHRGAVLGVLLGLLRGQSEQVWFSHLVDANAIDQEILQLVATN; this is encoded by the coding sequence ATGACCTCATTCCAGCTTTCGCTGATGCAAGAGCGCGCTCGCGCCGCACTTCAGAATTTATTTATAGCTGACGCCTTAGCTATGCCTGTGCACTGGTATTACCGGGTGGGCGATATTTTCGCCGCGTTTCCAAACGGTGTTAGCGCTTTTGATGCGCCGCCAGAATGGCATCCGTCGTCTATTATGTCTCTGCACTCTACCGCTCAGGGTGGCCGCAAGGCCGTAGCCAAGGCGGCGCCAGATGTGGTTGGCGACGTCATACTCAAAGGCCGCCGCCAACACTGGGATCGCGCGAACGTGCACTATCATGTGGGTATGGCCGCAGGCGACAACACCCTGAACGCCCACTGTGCAAGGTTACTGATGCGCACCTTGGCAGAGGCTGAACAGAGCCGTGGCGATGCAGAGGGTGTGGGAAGTGGCGCAGAGAATGCTGGTAAAACGCAGAGTAGTGCATATAGCGTGGATGATTTTGCCGCTCGCTACGTCGATTTCATGACAGCCGATGCGCCACAACATCCGGACACTTACGCTGAGTCTTACCATCGTGGTTTTTTTCACAACTACGCTCAGGGCTTGCCACCGCGCAAATGTGGAGCTGTAACTCACGACACAGCCTCTGTCGGCGGCTTGGTCACCATTGCGCCGCTGGCGCTGCAAAGCCTGTTAAACGGCCTTTCATTAGAACAAGTGCAAGCGCAATGTCGAGAGCATTTGTTTCTAACCCACCCCAGCGACGAGTTGGCGTTGATCTGTGATGCATACGTAAGCCTGGTAGCGCAGCTGTTGCTTAGGCCCGACGGCGATCAGCCCACCAATGAGCAACTGCTGCAATCTGTTCCGGCGCGCACGCGCAAAGCACTATTGGACGTGATTGAAAAGCAGGCCCCAGATTCCGACGTGGTGGGCCGCATGCTATCCCCAGCGTGTTATATTTCCGACTCCTGGCCGGCGTTGTTATACTTTTTGTGCCGCTACCGCGATCAACCACAACAAGCCTTGCTGGCCAATACCAATGTCGGTGGCGACAATGTTCATCGTGGGGCTGTGCTGGGCGTTCTGTTGGGTTTGTTGCGCGGCCAAAGCGAGCAAGTGTGGTTTTCGCACTTGGTAGATGCAAACGCAATTGATCAGGAAATTCTGCAACTGGTGGCCACGAATTGA
- a CDS encoding membrane protein has protein sequence MQQRLIHRRLTFFLQIILVAEILAAIWQQQWLAMVLTIGILLITLAPLLIGRFFHVFIPPEFVLLAILFVFASLFLGEVRGYYTRYWWWDIALHTSSGFLLGIVGFLLVHVMNEVEDINLHMRPGFVAFFAFLFAVAIGALWEIFEFAMDTVFGMNMQKPMLGDPSGLTDTMWDLIVDTLGALVISILGYRYVRTGKNESFLERWIQDFVKGNPSMFNRDE, from the coding sequence ATGCAACAGCGACTGATTCATCGACGCCTGACATTTTTTCTCCAGATTATTTTGGTAGCCGAAATACTGGCCGCCATCTGGCAGCAACAGTGGCTTGCGATGGTGCTTACCATTGGCATTTTGCTGATTACTCTGGCGCCTCTGCTCATTGGTCGTTTTTTTCATGTTTTTATACCGCCTGAATTTGTGCTTCTTGCCATTCTGTTCGTGTTTGCGTCGCTGTTTTTAGGGGAGGTGCGCGGTTACTACACTCGTTATTGGTGGTGGGATATTGCCCTGCACACCAGTTCTGGCTTCTTATTGGGCATTGTCGGTTTTTTGCTTGTGCACGTAATGAACGAAGTCGAAGATATTAATCTGCACATGCGCCCCGGTTTTGTCGCGTTTTTTGCTTTTCTGTTTGCCGTGGCCATCGGTGCCTTGTGGGAAATCTTTGAATTTGCCATGGACACTGTATTTGGTATGAACATGCAAAAACCCATGCTGGGCGATCCCTCAGGCCTGACCGACACCATGTGGGACCTGATCGTAGACACTCTGGGTGCGCTGGTTATCTCGATTTTGGGCTATCGCTATGTCAGAACCGGTAAGAACGAATCGTTTCTGGAGCGTTGGATACAGGATTTTGTAAAAGGGAACCCGAGTATGTTCAATCGGGATGAGTAG